The following coding sequences lie in one Anticarsia gemmatalis isolate Benzon Research Colony breed Stoneville strain chromosome 16, ilAntGemm2 primary, whole genome shotgun sequence genomic window:
- the TFAM gene encoding mitochondrial transcription factor A has protein sequence MSSFAQLNRLSNYFVGSYKTVLNGRANWFTQTQVCSYTRKSAEAKLGLEKPKRPLTPFFKFMSQMRPALLAKNPGISSKEAIAWTSKHWQELDLQTKSQMAKEYEKDIEDYKKIKAMYESSLTDQQKEDIKRLKEEMAAAREKRKLKAEFKELGRPKKPMSSYFLYIQSRKDSIKGVDLKEYQMQAKADWVKLSGNEKAKFEKQAQDLMSKYKKDLEAWELKMITMGRDDLVRSKPSREKKPKASEKKQ, from the exons atgtcCTCGTTTGCTCAGCTCAATCGCTTGAGTAACTACTTTGTAGGGAGCTACAAGACTGTTCTCAATGGGAG agCGAACTGGTTCACTCAAACTCAAGTATGTAGTTATACAAGAAAGTCAGCGGAGGCGAAGCTCGGGCTGGAGAAGCCGAAGCGGCCGCTGACACCGTTCTTCAAGTTTATGTCACAAATGAGGCCAGCTCTCTTGGCCAAAAACCCTGGTATATCTTCCAAAGAAGCAATAGCATGGACATCCAAGCACTGGCAGGAATTAGACTTACAG ACTAAATCTCAAATGGCCAAGGAATATGAGAAAGACATAGAAGATTACAAGAAAATAAAGGCAATGTATGAATCAAGTCTCACAGACCAACAGAAAGAGGACATTAAGAGATTGAAGGAAGAAATGGCTGCAGCcagagaaaaaagaaaattaaaagct GAATTCAAAGAGCTTGGTCGTCCGAAAAAGCCAATGTCTTCCTACTTTCTATATATACAGTCAAGAAAGGATTCCATCAAAGGTGTTGACTTGAAGGAGTATCAAATGCAAGCCAAGGCAGACTGGGTCAAACTCTCTGGTAATGAGAAAGCAAAGTTTGAGAAGCAAGCACAGGACCTCATGAGcaaatataa AAAAGACCTAGAAGCATGGGAACTTAAAATGATCACGATGGGTCGCGACGATCTTGTTCGCTCCAAGCCCTCACGGGAGAAAAAGCCAAAAGCCAGCGAGAAAAAACAATAG
- the Caf1-55 gene encoding chromatin assembly factor 1 p55 subunit: protein MGDKGDGETFDDAVEERVINEEYKIWKKNTPFLYDLVMTHALEWPSLTAQWLPDVTRPEGKDYSVHRLILGTHTSDEQNHLLIASVQLPNEDAQFDASHYDNDKGEFGGFGSVSGKIDIEIKINHEGEVNRARYMPQNPCVIATKTPSSDVLVFDYTKHPSKPEPSGECHPDLRLRGHQKEGYGLSWNPNLNGYLLSASDDHTICLWDINATPKEGRVIEAKSVFTGHTAVVEDVAWHLLHESLFGSVADDQKLMIWDTRCNNTSKPSHTVDAHTAEVNCLSFNPYSEFILATGSADKTVALWDLRNLKLKLHSFESHKDEIFQVQWSPHNETILASSGTDRRLHVWDLSKIGEEQTAEDAEDGPPELLFIHGGHTAKISDFSWNPNEPWVICSVSEDNIMQVWQMAENIYNDEEPETPASELESGVNVNHG from the exons atgGGTGACAAAGGTGACGGAG AAACCTTTGATGATGCGGTTGAGGAGAGGGTGATCAATGAAGAATACAAGATATGGAAGAAGAATACACCATTTTTGTATGATTTGGTGATGACACACGCTCTGGAGTGGCCCTCGTTAACTGCACAGTGGCTCCCAGACGTGACCAGGCCTGAAGGCAAGGACTACTCTGTCCACAG aTTGATCTTGGGTACACACACATCAGACGAGCAGAATCATCTATTGATTGCCAGTGTTCAACTGCCCAATGAAGACGCACAATTTGATGCCAGCCACTATGACAATGACAAAGGAG AATTTGGTGGCTTCGGTTCAGTGTCTGGCAAGATTGACATTGAGATCAAGATCAATCATGAAGGAGAGGTGAACAGGGCGCGGTACATGCCACAGAACCCTTGCGTCATTGCTACCAAGACTCCTTCCTCCGACGTCTTGGTGTTTGACTATACCAAGCATCCGTCAAAGCCTGAACCATCTGGAGAATGTCACCCTGACCTTAG ATTACGTGGTCACCAAAAAGAAGGCTATGGTCTATCCTGGAACCCCAACCTCAATGGCTATCTGCTGTCTGCTAG TGACGACCACACAATATGTCTGTGGGACATAAACGCGACCCCCAAGGAGGGGCGCGTGATCGAGGCCAAGTCCGTGTTCACGGGACACACCGCCGTCGTGGAGGATGTCGCGTGGCATCTACTACATGAATCCCTTTTCGGATCCGTCGCCGATGATCAAAAACTTATGATTTGGGATACCAG ATGCAACAACACATCGAAGCCGTCGCACACGGTGGACGCGCACACGGCTGAAGTCAACTGCCTCAGCTTCAACCCTTACTCTGAGTTCATACTGGCAACCGGCAGTGCTGACAAGACG GTAGCGTTATGGGACCTCCGCAATCTCAAACTGAAGTTGCACTCGTTCGAGTCGCACAAAGACGAAATCTTCCAAGTACAGTGGTCGCCTCATAACGAAACCATTCTGGCCAGCAGTGGCACCGACAGAAG GTTGCACGTATGGGACCTGTCAAAGATCGGCGAGGAGCAGACAGCGGAGGACGCCGAGGATGGCCCTCCGGAACTGTTGTTCATCCACGGCGGACATACCGCCAAGATCTCCGACTTCTCCTGGAACCCCAACGAACCTTGGGTCATCTGTTCCGTCTCCGAAGATAATATTATGCAG GTGTGGCAAATGGCGGAGAACATCTACAACGACGAGGAGCCGGAGACGCCCGCGTCCGAGCTGGAGTCGGGCGTCAACGTGAACCACGGCtag
- the LOC142979293 gene encoding uncharacterized protein LOC142979293, whose translation MADAIAARREARRRRILENSHNRLQLISGKCGDDCPRESPVRTISPEHIHEISVPSDNISSCSKTSLNNGVIVTETDSFDLLSLNHDIANHDIAAGDGEVPGDLAPFASPTQETQTSSPSSSPWEKLTNYRYDIVLLSILIQLLYSLSLVTFEGTYFFLPVLIYVITKLIWFPSQSNSKFSNALMLLQGLSSYRVQKVIYITQCLGVISRDICVFLFTTICIQSLLITLKNGLIT comes from the exons ATGGCTGATGCTATAGCAGCTCGTCGCGAAGCTCGTAGAAGAAGAATTTTAGAGAATTCTCACAATAGACTTCAACTAATATCGGGGAAATGTGGCGACGACTGTCCTAGAG AATCTCCGGTCAGAACTATAAGTCCTGAACATATTCATGAGATATCGGTACCCTCGGACAATATCAGCAGTTGTAGCAAGACTTCTCTCAACAATGGTGTGATCGTGACAGAAACAGACTCGTTTGACTTGTTATCACTCAATCATGACATTGCGAATCATGACATCGCGGCAGGCGATGGAGAGGTACCAGGTGATTTGGCACCTTTCGCATCACCGACTCAAGAGACGCAGACATCGTCTCCATCATCATCACCTTGGGAGAAGCTCACTAATTACAGATATGACATAGTTTTGTTATCCATCCTAATTCAATTACTGTACAGTTTGTCATTGGTCACATTTGAAGGTACTTACTTTTTCCTGCCAGTACTAATTTATGTCATAACTAAATTGATATGGTTTCCGTCACAAAGTAATTCTAAATTCTCTAATGCATTAATGCTGCTACAGGGGTTGTCTTCATATAGAGTTCAGAAAGTTATATACATAACACAGTGTTTAGGGGTGATTTCACGCGACATTTGCGTGTTTCTGTTTACCACGATTTGCATACAATCATTACTAATCACCTTGAAGAATGGATTAATTACATAG